In Musa acuminata AAA Group cultivar baxijiao chromosome BXJ2-3, Cavendish_Baxijiao_AAA, whole genome shotgun sequence, the following proteins share a genomic window:
- the LOC135607498 gene encoding protein IQ-DOMAIN 18-like: MGRKGSSSWLTAVKRAFRSPSKDAEKKTARRREEPDQEEEEKHKREKRRWIFRKSLAQDQQQQVPQAKASPLPAVTPEQRHAIALAVASAATAEAAVATAQAAAEVVRLTRPSASFVKEHYAAIVIQTAFRGYLARRALRALKGLVKLQALVRGHNVRKQANMTLRCMQALVRVQARVRDQRVRLAQESSAAVSRGSNKSSFNCDTSFWESKYFQELAERRSMSRDGSSFADDWDDRPRTMEEIQAMLQVRKEAALKRERALSYAFSHQLWRSDRNPSPLLDEEVDGEVASVEDKRPHRWMDRWIASRPSFDNRVSSRARASTDYRDPIKTLEIDTARPFSYSAPANPRRQTPPPPPQPVGQHPTSPLHRTHLHNYQAYSPATPSPSKTRPLQVRSASPRCGREDRSLSTVQTPNYHHHAAASSSSSRQHHPAPLGAAVPNYMAATESAKARVRSQSAPRQRPGTPDRDRGGSAKKRLSFPAPDQQGCSQNLRSPSFKSAAGWFPGEQRSNVSSCCNDSLGGEVSPSSTTDLRPWLR, from the exons ATGGGAAGGAAGGGGAGCAGCTCTTGGCTGACCGCGGTCAAACGGGCGTTTAGATCTCCGTCCAAGGACGCCGAGAAGAAGACAGCGAGGCGGCGAGAAGAGCCGGaccaagaggaagaagagaag cacaagagggagaagaggagatgGATATTCCGCAAGTCGTTGGCGCAGGACCAGCAGCAGCAAGTGCCGCAAGCGAAGGCGTCTCCGCTGCCAGCGGTCACGCCGGAGCAGAGGCACGCCATTGCTCTGGCCGTGGCCTCGGCGGCgacggcggaggcggcggtggcGACAGCGCAGGCGGCCGCGGAGGTGGTTCGCCTCACCAGGCCTTCTGCTAGCTTCGTCAAGGAGCATTACGCCGCCATCGTCATCCAAACTGCCTTTCGAGGTTACTTG GCGAGGAGGGCGCTGCGGGCTTTGAAGGGGCTCGTGAAGCTGCAGGCGTTGGTGAGGGGGCACAACGTCCGGAAGCAAGCCAACATGACGCTGCGATGCATGCAAGCGCTAGTGAGAGTGCAGGCGAGGGTGAGAGACCAACGCGTGCGGCTGGCGCAGGAGTCGTCGGCAGCGGTTTCCCGAGGAAGCAACAAGTCCTCCTTCAACTGCGACACCTCCTTCTGGGAGTCCAAGTACTTCCAGGAGCTCGCGGAGAGGAGATCCATG TCGAGGGACGGGAGTAGCTTCGCAGATGACTGGGACGACCGCCCGAGGACAATGGAGGAGATCCAAGCGATGCTGCAGGTTCGAAAGGAGGCTGCTCTCAAACGAGAAAGAGCGCTCTCCTACGCCTTCTCTCATCAA CTCTGGAGATCGGACCGGAACCCCTCTCCCTTGCTCGACGAAGAAGTGGACGGCGAGGTGGCGTCGGTGGAAGACAAGAGGCCGCACCGGTGGATGGATCGCTGGATCGCGTCGAGGCCCTCTTTCGACAACAGAGTCAGCAGCAGGGCGAGAGCCTCCACCGACTATCGGGATCCCATCAAGACCTTGGAGATCGACACAGCTCGACCCTTCTCTTACTCCGCCCCCGCCAATCCTCGCCGCcagacgccgccgccgccgcctcagcCTGTCGGACAGCACCCCACCTCCCCCCTCCACCGCACCCACCTCCACAACTACCAAGCCTATTCGCCCGCCACTCCCTCGCCCTCCAAGACGCGGCCTCTGCAAGTCCGCTCCGCCAGCCCCCGCTGTGGCCGGGAGGACCGGAGTCTTTCCACCGTCCAGACGCCGAACTACCACCACCACGCGGcggcgtcgtcgtcatcgtcGCGGCAGCATCACCCCGCGCCGCTGGGGGCTGCAGTACCGAACTACATGGCGGCAACGGAGTCTGCGAAGGCGCGGGTGCGGTCGCAGAGCGCGCCGAGGCAGCGTCCGGGGACGCCGGACCGGGATCGGGGCGGCTCCGCCAAGAAGCGCCTCTCGTTCCCGGCGCCTGACCAGCAGGGGTGCTCGCAGAACCTGAGGAGCCCGAGCTTCAAGAGCGCGGCGGGGTGGTTCCCCGGGGAGCAGCGCTCGAACGTGTCCTCTTGCTGCAACGACAGCCTCGGCGGCGAGGTATCCCCCTCCTCGACGACGGACCTCCGGCCGTGGCTCCGGTGA